A stretch of Bos indicus x Bos taurus breed Angus x Brahman F1 hybrid chromosome 17, Bos_hybrid_MaternalHap_v2.0, whole genome shotgun sequence DNA encodes these proteins:
- the C17H12orf49 gene encoding UPF0454 protein C12orf49 homolog isoform X3, which translates to MCKSCLRTPTEERAVRDRNLLQVQDHDQPIPWKVQFNLGNSSRPSNQCRNSIQGKHLITDELGYVCERRDLLVNGCCNVNVPGTKQYCCDGCLSSGCCSAYEYCVSCCLQPNKQLLLERFLNRAAVAFQNLFMAVEDHFELCLAKCRTSSQSVQHENTYRDPIAKYCYGESPPELFPA; encoded by the exons GAAGAAAGGGCAGTGAGAGATCGGAATCTCCTCCAGGTCCAAGATCACGATCAACCCATCCCATGGAAAGTACAGTTTAATTTGGGCAATAGTAGTCGGCCCAGCAACCAGTGCCGTAACTCCATTCAGGGGAAACACCTCATCACAGATGAACTGG GTTACGTTTGTGAGAGGAGAGATTTGCTGGTGAACGGCTGCTGTAACGTCAACGTCCCTGGCACGAAGCAGTACTGCTGTGACGGCTGCTTGTCCAGTGGCTGCTGTAGCGCCTACGAGTACTGTGTCTCCTGCTGCCTGCAGCCCAACAAG CAACTCCTCCTGGAGCGCTTCCTCAACCGGGCAGCTGTGGCATTCCAGAACCTCTTCATGGCAGTTGAAGATCACTTTGAATTGTGTTTGGCTAAATGCAGAACCTCATCCCAG AGCGTGCAGCACGAGAACACCTATAGGGATCCCATAGCAAAGTACTGCTACGGAGAGAGCCCTCCCGAGCTCTTCCCCGCGTGA